The Pseudosulfitobacter pseudonitzschiae genome includes a region encoding these proteins:
- a CDS encoding IS1182 family transposase has protein sequence MLGPRQEAQAALFYEFSLEDHVPQDHLLRSIDRFVELSSIRSHLADFYSHTGRPSVDPELLIRMLLVGYCFGIRSERRLCEEVHLNLAYRWFCRLDLNDRIPDHSTFSKNRHGRFRESELLRHLFETTVACCIEEGLASGQRMAVDASLIEADANKQNSTPKEDWDAASIDPADAPRAVREYLDTLDEAAFGAASEVQPKFTSHSDPASQWTAARKGPAFFSYSDNYLIDTDHGVILDVEPTRSIRQAEVGSTQTMLTRVKDKFGLVPDWMIADTAYGSGPMLGWLVGRDIAPYIPVIDKAARPDDTWTRTEFEWDAENDQYICPEGHALKQFRRNYSDPNRGPTGKGTARYRALKEVCQICPSKQKCCPNADARKITREEHEDARQVARDLAKTEEYQIAMKLRKKVEMLFAHLKRILGLRRLRLRGPCGANDEFLLAATAQNLRKLAKIFPAPQQTRKA, from the coding sequence ATGTTGGGACCGAGACAGGAAGCGCAGGCGGCGTTGTTTTATGAGTTCTCGTTGGAAGATCACGTACCCCAAGATCACCTGCTGCGGTCGATTGATCGCTTCGTCGAACTGAGCAGCATCCGCTCGCATCTGGCGGATTTCTACAGTCACACCGGACGTCCATCGGTCGATCCCGAGCTTTTGATCCGCATGCTTTTGGTGGGCTATTGCTTTGGCATCCGATCCGAACGACGGCTCTGCGAAGAGGTGCATTTGAACCTTGCCTATCGCTGGTTCTGTCGGCTCGATCTGAACGACCGTATTCCTGACCATTCGACCTTCTCAAAGAACCGTCATGGCCGTTTTCGAGAGAGTGAGTTGCTACGCCATCTGTTCGAGACGACCGTAGCCTGCTGTATCGAAGAAGGCCTCGCCAGCGGGCAGCGCATGGCAGTGGACGCCAGCCTGATCGAAGCAGACGCCAACAAGCAGAACTCGACACCGAAGGAAGATTGGGACGCGGCAAGTATCGATCCAGCGGATGCGCCTCGTGCCGTTCGCGAGTATCTCGACACACTCGATGAGGCGGCATTCGGTGCGGCCAGCGAGGTACAGCCGAAGTTCACCTCACATTCCGACCCCGCCAGCCAATGGACAGCAGCCCGCAAAGGCCCTGCATTCTTTAGCTATTCCGACAATTATCTCATCGACACGGATCACGGTGTCATCTTGGATGTGGAACCCACACGTTCCATCCGGCAAGCTGAGGTTGGATCGACGCAAACGATGCTAACACGGGTGAAAGACAAGTTCGGCCTGGTCCCTGACTGGATGATCGCCGATACCGCCTATGGTTCAGGCCCGATGCTCGGCTGGCTCGTAGGTCGCGACATCGCCCCCTACATCCCGGTAATCGATAAGGCCGCACGCCCCGACGACACTTGGACACGCACGGAATTCGAATGGGATGCTGAGAATGATCAATACATCTGCCCCGAGGGTCACGCGCTCAAGCAGTTCCGCCGGAATTACTCTGATCCGAACCGGGGACCGACGGGCAAGGGCACCGCACGCTATCGCGCCTTGAAAGAAGTCTGCCAGATCTGCCCGTCCAAGCAAAAATGCTGCCCCAACGCTGATGCGCGCAAGATCACCCGCGAGGAGCACGAAGATGCGCGTCAGGTCGCCAGGGATCTGGCCAAGACCGAAGAGTACCAGATCGCAATGAAGCTCAGGAAGAAGGTCGAAATGCTCTTCGCGCACCTTAAGCGTATTCTCGGACTGAGGCGCCTGCGATTACGTGGCCCATGCGGCGCAAATGACGAATTCCTCCTCGCCGCCACCGCCCAAAATCTCCGCAAACTAGCCAAGATCTTTCCTGCACCGCAGCAAACGCGCAAAGCCTGA
- a CDS encoding IS110 family transposase, which produces MQVTTVGLDLAKNIFQVHGVSENGEVAFNQALRRAQLLAFFEKLPPCLVGMEACGSSHYWARELSKLGHDVRLIPAMYVKPYVKRGKSDAVDAAAICEAVTRPTMRFVAIKSEEQQGVLFLHRARDLIVRQRTQLSNMLRGLLAEFGIVIAQGIGSAVKFAKGVLDGDKPGIPEVAIDVLGNLSNQLVALHPRVRWYEMRMRLQARQDPHVMLLRTIPGVGPVTASAIVATAGDASQFRNGREFAAWLGLTPLNRSSGGKERLGRISKMGDQYIRRLLVTGMTSRLRQMKTHPERVDPWARALLERKPVRLATVAMANKTARIIWAVLTKNEYYRAHTA; this is translated from the coding sequence ATGCAGGTTACAACTGTCGGCCTCGATTTGGCCAAGAATATCTTTCAGGTCCACGGCGTGAGTGAGAATGGCGAAGTCGCTTTCAACCAAGCTTTGCGACGCGCGCAATTGCTCGCATTCTTTGAAAAACTGCCGCCTTGTCTGGTTGGCATGGAGGCTTGTGGTTCCAGCCATTATTGGGCGCGAGAGCTGAGCAAGTTAGGGCACGATGTGCGTCTGATCCCAGCGATGTATGTGAAGCCCTATGTGAAGCGGGGGAAATCCGATGCGGTCGACGCTGCTGCCATCTGCGAGGCGGTGACGCGTCCGACGATGCGGTTTGTCGCGATCAAATCGGAAGAACAGCAAGGCGTCCTGTTTCTTCACCGTGCCCGCGATCTGATCGTTCGGCAAAGAACCCAGCTGAGCAATATGCTGCGCGGCCTATTGGCTGAGTTCGGCATCGTGATTGCGCAGGGGATCGGCAGCGCAGTCAAGTTCGCGAAGGGTGTGCTTGATGGCGACAAGCCAGGCATTCCAGAAGTTGCTATTGATGTGCTCGGCAACCTCAGCAATCAGCTTGTTGCCCTGCACCCTCGCGTCCGTTGGTACGAAATGCGAATGCGCCTCCAGGCGAGGCAGGACCCCCATGTGATGTTGCTACGCACAATCCCCGGCGTCGGGCCAGTGACGGCGTCGGCGATCGTCGCAACAGCCGGAGACGCCAGCCAGTTCAGGAACGGTCGCGAATTTGCCGCCTGGCTGGGCCTGACACCGCTCAACCGGTCAAGTGGCGGCAAGGAAAGGCTTGGACGCATCTCAAAGATGGGGGACCAATATATCAGGCGTTTGCTCGTCACGGGAATGACCTCGCGACTGAGGCAGATGAAGACACACCCGGAACGCGTGGACCCGTGGGCGCGAGCTCTGCTTGAACGCAAACCAGTCCGCCTTGCCACCGTGGCAATGGCGAACAAGACAGCGCGGATCATTTGGGCTGTCTTGACCAAGAACGAATACTACAGAGCGCACACTGCCTAA
- a CDS encoding IS110 family transposase produces MKDTMIGVDLSKSVFQLHGTSMTGELKFRKKLSRQGFVRFMESHDPAVVVMEACGGANFWARELAGLGHDVKLVAPQYVRPFVKRQKNDAADAEAIVIAAQRPEMRFVEPKTEEQQARAVVFRARERLLYQRTELVNVVRSILYEHGLTFPTGFEQIGRIEATLRDPATVLSDIVRTECLDLIEQIAEKTTRINTKTQMARELAKDAETARRLQTMPGLGPITALAIETFAPPMETFKCGRSFAAWLGIVPRQHSSGGKARLGRISKAGQADIRRLLITGAMTRLNWLGRKRIQPGSWLAKMLDRKPRLLVAIALANKMARAIWAMLTKKEDYRDPAQVAIA; encoded by the coding sequence ATGAAGGATACAATGATTGGCGTTGACCTGTCGAAGTCAGTTTTTCAGCTGCACGGCACATCAATGACGGGTGAACTGAAGTTCCGAAAGAAACTGTCGCGACAGGGATTTGTGCGGTTCATGGAATCGCATGATCCAGCGGTGGTCGTTATGGAAGCCTGCGGCGGTGCCAACTTCTGGGCAAGGGAATTGGCCGGGCTGGGCCATGATGTCAAACTCGTAGCACCTCAGTACGTTCGACCGTTTGTTAAGCGGCAGAAAAACGACGCGGCGGACGCGGAAGCGATTGTCATTGCCGCGCAACGTCCGGAAATGCGCTTCGTCGAGCCGAAGACGGAAGAACAGCAGGCAAGAGCAGTTGTCTTCCGTGCACGCGAGCGACTGCTCTACCAAAGGACCGAACTGGTCAACGTTGTTCGCTCCATTCTCTATGAGCATGGCCTCACGTTCCCGACAGGCTTCGAGCAAATCGGACGCATTGAGGCAACGCTTCGTGATCCCGCCACCGTGTTGTCCGATATTGTCCGCACAGAGTGTCTAGATTTGATCGAGCAGATCGCAGAAAAGACAACGCGTATCAATACGAAGACGCAGATGGCCAGGGAACTCGCAAAAGATGCGGAAACGGCGAGACGGCTCCAGACGATGCCCGGTCTCGGACCGATCACGGCATTGGCCATCGAAACCTTCGCGCCGCCAATGGAGACTTTCAAATGCGGCCGCAGCTTCGCAGCCTGGCTTGGTATCGTCCCTCGGCAGCATTCCTCCGGCGGCAAAGCCAGGCTGGGACGTATCTCCAAGGCAGGACAGGCAGACATCCGAAGACTGTTGATCACCGGCGCGATGACGCGATTGAACTGGCTCGGCCGGAAAAGAATCCAGCCCGGTTCATGGTTGGCAAAGATGCTGGACAGAAAACCGAGGCTCCTTGTCGCGATCGCCCTGGCAAACAAGATGGCACGCGCGATCTGGGCGATGCTCACCAAAAAGGAAGACTACCGGGACCCCGCACAAGTTGCGATCGCCTGA
- a CDS encoding IS110 family transposase, translating to MKNYAGLDVSLKEISICIVDQDGKVVAHGTTPADPEGVAGWLKNRSLKPESIVHESGQLSTWLQRGLVHLKLPAICIDARKAHKSLSARLNKSDASDAEGLAQLARTGWFTPVHVRSQDSDRLRALVGARERLIRLRKDLEGHVRGVLKTFGIRMRAVSQGQQRQDFRDQLAAAGETDPVLRTIADGFIAAHSTLCKATADLDRALKAMSKSHPVARRLMTIPGVGPIVSLSFVAFVDDPCRFGRTSDVGAFLGLTPRRHQSGEMDWSGRVSKCGDTAMRSLLFEAATSVIRQVKRFSTLKSWAVRLAARRGFRKAAVATARKIAVLMLTLWKSETDFKWTKEAAA from the coding sequence ATGAAAAATTATGCCGGACTTGACGTGTCTCTTAAAGAAATTTCGATCTGTATTGTTGACCAAGATGGGAAGGTGGTGGCCCATGGCACCACGCCAGCCGATCCGGAAGGTGTCGCAGGTTGGCTGAAGAACAGGTCACTGAAACCTGAGAGCATCGTGCATGAAAGTGGCCAGTTGTCGACCTGGCTTCAACGCGGTCTGGTTCACTTGAAGTTACCCGCCATCTGCATCGACGCACGCAAAGCGCACAAGAGCTTGTCTGCCCGGCTAAACAAGTCGGACGCCTCTGATGCCGAAGGTCTGGCACAGCTCGCACGAACGGGCTGGTTCACGCCGGTCCATGTGCGCAGCCAAGATTCGGACCGGCTGCGTGCCCTTGTAGGCGCTCGCGAACGGCTGATCCGGCTGCGCAAGGATCTGGAAGGCCACGTACGTGGGGTGTTGAAAACCTTTGGTATCCGCATGAGGGCCGTCAGCCAAGGGCAGCAACGGCAAGACTTTCGCGATCAGCTTGCTGCCGCCGGAGAAACCGATCCAGTTCTCCGCACCATCGCAGACGGGTTTATCGCTGCTCACAGCACGCTGTGCAAAGCCACAGCTGATCTTGATCGTGCGTTGAAGGCGATGTCCAAGAGCCATCCGGTCGCACGTCGGCTGATGACGATCCCGGGCGTTGGCCCGATCGTCTCTCTCAGTTTTGTAGCGTTTGTCGATGACCCTTGCAGGTTCGGAAGGACTTCGGATGTGGGGGCCTTCTTGGGTCTTACACCAAGACGGCACCAGTCTGGCGAAATGGATTGGTCAGGCCGGGTCTCGAAGTGCGGTGATACTGCAATGCGGAGCCTGCTGTTCGAGGCGGCGACCAGTGTTATTCGGCAGGTCAAGCGCTTCTCGACGTTGAAATCATGGGCGGTTCGACTGGCGGCACGGCGAGGGTTTCGAAAGGCCGCAGTTGCCACCGCGCGCAAGATCGCTGTGTTGATGTTGACGTTGTGGAAGTCGGAGACCGACTTCAAATGGACAAAGGAGGCCGCAGCCTGA
- a CDS encoding tripartite tricarboxylate transporter permease, with protein sequence MEFYTNALSHVLTVGPLTAMIGATLLGVFIGALPGLNPVMAIALLLPLTYSMDPLVALAMVAGIYNGSMYGGAIPAILLRIPGTPASIATTFDGFPMADRGEASKALKIACWSSAIGGIASAIALMTMGPMLARTTLFFGPAEYFWIAIFGMASVAVMVGSDPVKGIMAAVLGLLIGTMGIDNLSGQARFTFGQTWLLGGLDLIVVLVGLYALPPVLQLAEKCDLKGLSAAQLKLAGAPFEKGEIRGLIPTWLRASGIGIGVGILPGAGGNIAAFLSYNAAKNASDDPSSFGKGNPQGVAAAECGNNADNAASMIPALALGIPGNVVAALVLSALTIHGLQPGPQLFHQNPTLVGGFMMEMLITSVLIFALGGALATRVFAQFQRLPGVLLVPTILILMCVGVYVINGRPVDLWVMLATGFAGYLLEKVNFPLAPVILGMILGPMAEQSVRRALLISRGDPTELVTRPISAVLAIVTVLVIVWPLVKMIRRRRRVN encoded by the coding sequence ATGGAGTTCTACACCAACGCACTTTCCCACGTCCTGACAGTCGGCCCGCTCACGGCAATGATCGGCGCCACGCTGTTGGGTGTGTTCATTGGCGCGTTACCCGGCTTGAATCCAGTCATGGCCATCGCGCTGCTGCTGCCGTTGACTTATTCAATGGATCCCCTTGTTGCCTTGGCCATGGTCGCGGGGATCTATAACGGGTCTATGTACGGTGGCGCCATCCCAGCAATTCTACTGCGCATTCCCGGAACGCCCGCATCTATCGCCACGACCTTCGATGGCTTCCCCATGGCGGATCGTGGCGAGGCGTCAAAAGCGTTGAAGATCGCATGCTGGTCCTCTGCCATCGGCGGCATCGCAAGCGCCATCGCCCTGATGACCATGGGCCCGATGCTAGCGCGGACAACGCTGTTCTTCGGACCGGCCGAATATTTCTGGATAGCTATTTTTGGCATGGCGTCGGTGGCCGTTATGGTAGGCTCTGATCCAGTCAAAGGTATTATGGCCGCGGTGCTGGGGTTGTTAATCGGTACGATGGGTATAGACAATCTGTCGGGTCAGGCGCGGTTCACCTTCGGGCAGACATGGCTTTTGGGCGGTCTTGATCTGATCGTCGTTCTGGTTGGTCTCTACGCATTGCCGCCCGTGCTGCAACTGGCCGAAAAATGTGATCTCAAGGGGCTCTCGGCGGCGCAATTGAAATTGGCGGGCGCGCCGTTCGAGAAGGGCGAGATTCGTGGATTGATCCCGACCTGGCTGCGCGCGTCGGGCATCGGCATCGGCGTTGGCATCCTGCCCGGTGCGGGCGGAAATATCGCGGCTTTCCTCAGCTATAACGCGGCCAAAAACGCCTCGGACGACCCCTCGAGCTTTGGCAAGGGCAACCCCCAAGGCGTTGCCGCCGCCGAATGCGGCAACAATGCCGACAATGCAGCGTCGATGATCCCTGCGTTGGCTTTGGGTATCCCCGGCAACGTTGTTGCGGCGTTGGTACTGAGCGCACTGACCATCCACGGCCTGCAACCGGGCCCGCAACTGTTCCATCAGAACCCGACCCTTGTTGGTGGCTTTATGATGGAAATGCTGATCACCTCAGTCCTGATCTTCGCCCTTGGTGGTGCTCTGGCGACCCGCGTTTTTGCGCAGTTCCAGCGCCTGCCGGGTGTTCTTTTGGTGCCAACAATCCTGATCCTCATGTGCGTCGGGGTTTATGTCATCAATGGGCGGCCTGTCGATTTATGGGTGATGCTTGCCACTGGCTTTGCGGGGTATCTTCTTGAAAAGGTGAATTTTCCGCTGGCCCCTGTTATTCTGGGGATGATCTTGGGACCGATGGCCGAGCAAAGCGTGCGTCGTGCCCTGCTTATTAGTCGCGGTGACCCGACCGAGCTAGTGACGCGCCCTATCTCAGCTGTTCTGGCGATTGTGACGGTTCTTGTGATCGTCTGGCCGCTAGTCAAAATGATCCGTCGGCGTCGTCGGGTGAATTGA
- a CDS encoding tripartite tricarboxylate transporter TctB family protein, protein MEKRQDIVLGLIFVSIGIFAAWMATNYKGASGIYPMVLGLVLTLLGATVAIKALRQPTNQPRTLIDVPAKLVTAALVATIYVALVMPLGFYTASFLLVLTMPLALGFRRLAYALVVALVFMPVVFLVFSVLLEKPLPREVILSLIAVGR, encoded by the coding sequence ATGGAAAAGCGTCAGGACATCGTGCTTGGGCTGATCTTTGTCAGCATCGGCATTTTCGCGGCCTGGATGGCAACGAACTATAAGGGGGCAAGCGGCATATATCCGATGGTGCTTGGCCTTGTCCTGACGCTTCTTGGCGCGACCGTCGCGATCAAGGCACTGCGGCAACCGACCAACCAGCCGCGCACCCTGATCGACGTACCTGCGAAACTGGTCACCGCCGCGCTGGTTGCGACGATCTATGTGGCGCTGGTCATGCCCTTGGGCTTTTACACCGCATCCTTCCTGCTGGTGTTGACCATGCCACTGGCACTAGGGTTTCGCCGGCTTGCTTATGCGCTTGTCGTAGCGCTTGTCTTCATGCCTGTCGTGTTCCTCGTCTTTTCGGTTCTGCTTGAGAAACCTTTGCCACGCGAAGTGATCCTTTCGCTTATCGCAGTGGGACGCTGA
- a CDS encoding tripartite tricarboxylate transporter substrate binding protein gives MTLKASLMGLMAATAIAAPAFAEYPARTIELTIPAGAGGGTDTSARKLAILLEEMLGTSIAVLNVGGGGGSVGASQFMQAKPDGYALFATWNSPLTTVPQVQDVAYSLDSFTPIASTSETAYTLCVKTDFPATTGAEFLAELEANPGKYTYGNDGIGGTMQLAAERIFQAKDIDAIAIPFGGAGETLQNFLGDHVDIYGGSISTVLPYVQSGEAKCPIVTSAADVPALEGASGLEALGLADKETLLWRAILGPKDLDPAIVEKLANVIEEAVNDPGYVEFLATKGEVPNVVKGDALGARLQSEYDALAEVSKALGL, from the coding sequence ATGACACTTAAGGCATCTTTGATGGGCCTGATGGCCGCAACGGCCATAGCGGCACCAGCTTTCGCGGAATACCCCGCACGTACGATCGAACTGACCATTCCTGCAGGGGCCGGCGGCGGAACGGATACAAGCGCACGCAAGTTGGCCATTCTGCTTGAGGAAATGCTGGGCACTTCGATCGCCGTTCTGAATGTCGGCGGCGGCGGAGGTTCGGTCGGTGCATCGCAGTTCATGCAGGCCAAACCGGACGGCTATGCGCTGTTCGCCACATGGAACAGCCCGCTGACTACTGTGCCGCAGGTACAAGACGTGGCCTATTCGCTCGACAGTTTCACACCCATCGCGTCGACCTCGGAAACCGCCTATACGCTTTGCGTTAAAACCGATTTCCCCGCGACCACCGGTGCTGAATTTCTGGCCGAGCTCGAAGCCAACCCCGGCAAGTACACCTATGGCAATGACGGAATCGGCGGTACCATGCAGTTGGCAGCCGAACGCATTTTTCAAGCCAAAGATATCGACGCCATTGCCATTCCATTCGGCGGCGCAGGCGAGACCTTGCAGAACTTTTTGGGCGACCATGTGGACATTTATGGCGGGTCGATCTCGACCGTTCTGCCCTATGTCCAGAGCGGTGAGGCCAAATGCCCGATTGTAACATCGGCAGCGGACGTGCCGGCGCTTGAAGGTGCATCCGGGCTTGAAGCTCTTGGACTGGCCGACAAAGAAACCCTGCTGTGGCGTGCGATCCTTGGCCCCAAAGATCTGGACCCGGCGATTGTTGAGAAGCTGGCAAATGTGATTGAAGAGGCGGTCAATGATCCCGGCTATGTCGAATTCCTGGCGACCAAGGGTGAGGTTCCGAACGTCGTAAAAGGCGATGCCCTCGGCGCGCGGCTTCAGTCGGAATACGACGCTCTTGCCGAAGTGTCCAAGGCACTGGGCCTGTAA
- a CDS encoding GntR family transcriptional regulator — protein sequence MNNGYATIDSRLPAYVRLRDTLTARIGTGDWTPDQPIPSEARLAAEFDVSVGTVRKAVDGLVDEGLLERRQGSGTFVRAPSFNATLFRFFAIRESDGALPSIPSSNMVLRSLAKAPKEAAEALGTEDTIKIVRLRSLLDQPVLSEEIYIPASRFAGFEQLPEAAFGPLLYPLYFERFGVLVKRAIDEVSFGQASEVIAKRLRININDPLAVIRRTAFDIEGKPVEWRIASGSAAGFRYRSDIN from the coding sequence ATGAACAACGGATACGCGACAATTGATTCCAGACTTCCGGCCTATGTTCGCCTGAGAGACACGCTGACAGCGCGCATTGGCACCGGTGACTGGACCCCGGATCAGCCGATCCCATCCGAGGCGCGCCTTGCTGCCGAGTTCGATGTGTCAGTTGGCACGGTTCGCAAAGCGGTTGACGGCCTTGTCGACGAGGGCCTTTTGGAGCGGCGGCAGGGGTCCGGCACTTTTGTACGGGCGCCCTCATTCAATGCGACGCTGTTTCGGTTCTTCGCGATCCGCGAGTCAGACGGCGCGCTGCCTTCGATCCCTTCCAGCAACATGGTGCTGCGCAGCCTTGCCAAAGCCCCTAAAGAGGCAGCAGAGGCACTGGGTACGGAAGACACAATCAAGATTGTTCGCTTGCGCAGCCTGTTGGACCAGCCGGTTCTGTCCGAAGAAATCTATATTCCGGCGTCCAGATTTGCAGGATTCGAGCAACTGCCCGAAGCGGCCTTTGGCCCGCTGCTGTACCCCCTTTATTTCGAACGGTTCGGCGTTTTGGTCAAACGCGCCATCGACGAAGTCTCCTTTGGGCAGGCGTCCGAGGTTATCGCGAAACGGCTTCGCATCAACATCAATGACCCGCTCGCGGTCATCCGCAGAACGGCCTTCGACATCGAGGGCAAACCGGTCGAATGGCGCATTGCAAGCGGCAGCGCAGCCGGGTTCCGATATCGCAGCGACATCAATTAA
- a CDS encoding amidohydrolase family protein: MIQFDCHAHVYETVTPVDGARYVPASPAPFADWLAHQAAHGLRGGVIVQVSFLGADNSQMCEALSQLDTSRFAGVGVVPLEVDDAELDRLVRSGMRGVRWNLVRGAVVPDLSAHQAQRFFGKLRDNGLHLEVHLEGPRLAPLLPALTDQGVNLVIDHFGLPSEPQPKNDPMIRAVRKLTECSALYFKFAAHYRVPFDVQPHAHELMSLLHANRVVWGSDWPHTQHENSNCYDEVYSISSEWGEIVDRKAVECLYGLRE; encoded by the coding sequence ATGATACAGTTCGACTGTCACGCGCATGTATACGAAACGGTAACACCCGTCGACGGCGCGCGTTATGTTCCGGCGTCTCCCGCGCCATTTGCCGATTGGCTGGCCCATCAGGCGGCCCATGGTTTACGTGGCGGCGTGATCGTACAGGTCAGTTTTTTAGGGGCAGACAATTCGCAAATGTGCGAAGCCCTGTCCCAACTGGACACCAGTCGTTTCGCGGGTGTTGGCGTGGTGCCGCTTGAAGTGGACGATGCAGAGTTGGACCGGCTGGTTCGGTCTGGAATGCGTGGTGTCCGGTGGAATCTGGTGCGCGGGGCTGTGGTTCCCGATCTCAGCGCGCATCAAGCTCAACGCTTCTTTGGCAAACTCCGTGACAATGGTTTGCACCTTGAAGTCCATCTCGAAGGCCCGCGCCTTGCGCCTCTTCTGCCTGCGCTGACGGATCAAGGGGTCAATCTGGTAATTGATCATTTTGGCTTGCCATCCGAACCACAACCGAAGAACGATCCGATGATCCGCGCGGTCCGGAAGTTGACCGAATGCAGCGCCCTGTATTTCAAGTTTGCCGCCCACTACCGGGTGCCGTTCGATGTCCAGCCGCACGCGCATGAATTGATGTCCTTGCTGCACGCCAATCGCGTCGTTTGGGGCAGCGATTGGCCACACACACAGCATGAGAACAGCAACTGCTATGACGAGGTCTACTCAATTTCCTCTGAGTGGGGAGAAATTGTGGATCGCAAAGCGGTGGAATGTTTGTACGGTCTCAGAGAATAA
- a CDS encoding AMP-binding protein: MTMVDASSPLYIPGKHDGDIENRVLSKILLKQAERFGKKQFIDLCGQTASFEDMLLLSCRLARGLRRLGVGKSDRVAMLLPNCFELVAMWFAISNVGAIEVPNNPGLKGELLCHNLNNCGAETLIADADAFAELAKVQEDLPNLRTLITVGADPEEARAAGIRIDRIVVFEECIEPEPDFDLANTEYSDPMAILYTSGTTGPAKGVLMSHHHCYAWAAAMAYNLGYTTSDSYFSALPLFHTDAQMFGVYLPLIYGTPTTLAAGFSASGFWDQLRTSGATATNLLGAMATILMRAPKSESDGANPARICQCIPMVADKKAFEHRFGIQLVTGYGQTETGFVTLDKVGETRAGSCGRAHPDWEVAIVDEKDRPLPVGAVGEIVSRPKRSWCMFSGYYRAEGKTVQTLRNLWYHSGDAGFMDEEGWLYFKHRLNEAIRRRGENISAYEVETVANKHPDIVESAAFGIPSEFTEEDIMLVALRREGSAVQSIDLLDHFRKLAPRHMVPRYIEITDTPLPRTPTEKIARNTLRQQGVSSATFDRGLR, from the coding sequence ATGACGATGGTCGATGCCTCTTCACCCCTCTATATCCCGGGCAAGCATGACGGCGATATCGAAAACCGGGTCTTGTCCAAAATCCTGCTGAAGCAGGCCGAACGCTTTGGCAAAAAACAGTTCATCGACCTGTGCGGACAGACCGCCAGTTTCGAGGACATGCTGCTCTTGTCCTGCCGCCTGGCGCGCGGTTTACGCAGACTGGGTGTCGGGAAATCCGATCGCGTTGCGATGCTGCTTCCCAATTGTTTCGAACTTGTCGCGATGTGGTTCGCGATATCGAATGTGGGCGCCATCGAAGTGCCGAACAACCCGGGCCTGAAGGGTGAACTTCTCTGCCACAACCTGAACAATTGCGGCGCTGAAACGCTCATCGCGGACGCGGATGCATTTGCGGAGCTGGCAAAGGTTCAGGAGGACCTGCCGAATCTTCGGACGCTGATTACTGTGGGAGCCGATCCGGAGGAGGCACGCGCCGCCGGCATCAGGATCGACCGGATCGTCGTTTTCGAGGAGTGTATTGAGCCGGAGCCGGATTTCGATCTGGCCAATACGGAGTATTCCGATCCGATGGCCATCCTTTACACCTCGGGGACGACGGGCCCGGCCAAAGGCGTATTGATGTCCCATCATCATTGCTACGCTTGGGCGGCAGCGATGGCATACAACCTGGGCTATACGACCAGCGACAGCTATTTCTCGGCGCTGCCGCTCTTTCACACCGACGCGCAGATGTTCGGGGTCTACCTGCCGCTGATATACGGCACCCCGACAACGCTTGCGGCCGGTTTCAGCGCGTCGGGATTCTGGGATCAACTCCGAACCAGCGGCGCCACGGCGACAAATTTGCTGGGCGCCATGGCCACCATTCTTATGCGTGCGCCAAAGTCCGAGAGCGACGGCGCCAATCCTGCCAGGATCTGTCAATGCATTCCCATGGTTGCCGACAAGAAGGCATTCGAGCACCGCTTCGGCATACAGCTCGTCACCGGGTACGGGCAGACCGAAACCGGCTTTGTCACATTGGACAAGGTGGGAGAAACGCGGGCCGGATCCTGTGGGCGCGCTCACCCGGATTGGGAGGTGGCGATCGTCGACGAAAAGGACCGGCCGCTCCCGGTGGGAGCGGTGGGGGAGATCGTCTCGCGCCCGAAAAGAAGCTGGTGCATGTTCTCCGGCTATTACCGCGCGGAGGGAAAGACGGTGCAGACGCTCAGGAACCTTTGGTATCATTCCGGAGATGCCGGCTTTATGGATGAAGAAGGCTGGCTCTATTTCAAACACCGGCTGAACGAAGCGATCAGGCGGCGTGGCGAGAACATCTCCGCCTATGAAGTGGAGACGGTTGCCAATAAACACCCGGATATCGTTGAAAGCGCCGCGTTTGGAATTCCATCGGAATTCACTGAAGAGGACATCATGCTGGTGGCCCTGCGGCGGGAAGGATCTGCCGTCCAATCGATTGATCTACTGGATCATTTCAGAAAACTGGCGCCACGTCATATGGTTCCACGCTACATCGAGATTACCGATACGCCGCTTCCAAGAACGCCCACGGAAAAAATCGCCCGGAACACCCTAAGGCAACAAGGTGTCAGCAGCGCCACGTTTGATCGCGGCCTCCGTTAG